The Nocardioides campestrisoli genome includes a window with the following:
- a CDS encoding galactokinase has product MPSLPSPDRGLDLRSRFEEIFGRPPAVVARAPGRVNIIGEHTDYHGGLCLPIALDQATWVATAPREAGDDRVEVVSTAVPKPWQGTAGSRGEGWARYVTSTLAEVGHRGGADLLIDSTLPVGAGLASSAALICAVATATSTAAPDELVEPCVRAEVEGVGAATGGLDQTVSLLARPGHALLLDFGSGGREYVPWRPEDAALELLVVDTRTRHAHAEGDYRRRRAESEAALSGDPDRLDAMLARRRRHVETENARVREVVSALTRGDWPSVGAALTASHVSLRDDYEVSTPELDAVVEAALAAGALGARLTGGGFGGCAIVLTPADLRDRVVGSVLDRYRDRGWAEPSWWVAEAGGPAARVVRARG; this is encoded by the coding sequence ATGCCGTCCCTGCCGTCGCCGGACCGAGGCCTCGACCTACGGTCGCGCTTCGAGGAGATATTCGGTCGCCCCCCGGCGGTGGTCGCGCGGGCTCCCGGACGGGTCAACATCATCGGCGAGCACACCGACTACCACGGGGGTCTCTGCCTCCCGATCGCGCTGGACCAGGCCACCTGGGTCGCCACGGCGCCCCGGGAGGCGGGCGACGACCGGGTCGAGGTGGTGAGCACTGCGGTGCCGAAGCCGTGGCAGGGGACGGCGGGCAGCAGGGGCGAGGGATGGGCTCGTTACGTGACCAGCACCCTGGCCGAGGTGGGTCACCGCGGCGGGGCGGACCTGCTCATCGACAGCACCCTGCCGGTCGGCGCGGGTCTGGCCAGCTCCGCAGCACTCATCTGTGCGGTCGCGACGGCGACCTCCACCGCTGCCCCGGACGAGCTCGTCGAGCCCTGCGTGCGGGCCGAGGTCGAAGGCGTCGGGGCTGCGACCGGAGGACTGGACCAGACGGTGTCGCTGCTCGCCCGACCCGGCCACGCCCTGCTGCTCGACTTCGGGTCGGGCGGCCGGGAGTACGTGCCGTGGCGGCCCGAGGACGCAGCGCTCGAGCTGCTGGTCGTGGACACCCGTACCCGGCACGCCCACGCCGAGGGCGACTATCGACGGCGCCGTGCGGAGAGCGAGGCCGCGCTGTCCGGGGATCCGGACCGGCTGGACGCGATGCTGGCCAGACGTCGGCGACACGTCGAGACGGAGAACGCCCGGGTACGGGAGGTCGTCTCCGCGCTCACCCGGGGGGATTGGCCCTCCGTCGGCGCCGCCCTCACGGCGTCGCACGTGAGCCTACGCGACGACTACGAGGTCTCGACCCCGGAGCTGGATGCCGTGGTCGAGGCCGCGCTCGCCGCGGGGGCCCTCGGCGCCCGGCTGACCGGCGGTGGTTTCGGTGGCTGCGCGATCGTGCTCACGCCCGCCGACCTCCGGGACCGGGTCGTGGGCTCGGTCCTGGACCGCTACCGCGACCGCGGGTGGGCGGAGCCGTCCTGGTGGGTGGCCGAGGCGGGGGGTCCGGCCGCCCGGGTGGTCAGAGCTCGAGGATGA
- a CDS encoding NADP-dependent oxidoreductase gives MLAIGVNEYGGPDALEVVDLPEPVPGQGELLVRVHAAAVNPTDTFVRNGDRAKAQAKQSPPPYVPGMDVAGVLEAIGPETETDLQVGDRVMAVVVPYGHHGGYSSMLALPVGSVAAAPAGTSHAEAATLPMNGLTARLALDLLGLEAGQVLAVTGAAGALGGYLIQLARADGLTVVADASEADEELVRSLGAHLVVRRGDEVANRILEAVPGGVDALVDGSVQEEALFPAIRDGGGFATVRGSRAEPPRGITNHQVWIVQYAEERAKLERLREQVESGLLTLRVARTMPAADAAQAHRMLEAGGVRGRLILEL, from the coding sequence ATGCTGGCCATCGGAGTGAACGAGTACGGCGGACCCGACGCACTGGAGGTGGTCGACCTCCCGGAGCCGGTCCCCGGGCAGGGGGAGCTGTTGGTCCGGGTGCACGCGGCGGCGGTGAACCCCACCGACACCTTCGTGCGCAACGGCGACCGCGCCAAGGCGCAGGCCAAGCAGTCGCCCCCGCCGTACGTGCCGGGCATGGACGTGGCCGGGGTGCTCGAGGCGATCGGGCCCGAGACGGAGACCGACCTGCAGGTCGGGGACCGGGTGATGGCCGTGGTGGTCCCGTACGGTCACCACGGTGGCTACTCGTCGATGCTCGCCCTCCCGGTCGGCTCGGTGGCCGCGGCGCCCGCGGGCACCAGCCACGCCGAGGCGGCCACGCTGCCGATGAACGGGCTGACCGCCCGGCTGGCCCTGGACCTCCTGGGGCTGGAGGCCGGCCAGGTGCTCGCGGTCACCGGGGCGGCGGGAGCCCTGGGCGGCTACCTGATCCAGCTGGCCCGGGCCGACGGGCTGACGGTCGTCGCCGACGCCTCGGAGGCGGACGAGGAGCTGGTCCGGTCGCTGGGCGCGCACCTGGTGGTGCGCCGCGGCGACGAGGTGGCGAACCGGATCCTCGAGGCGGTGCCGGGCGGGGTCGACGCGCTGGTCGACGGCTCGGTCCAGGAGGAGGCGCTGTTCCCGGCGATCCGGGACGGCGGCGGTTTCGCCACCGTGCGCGGCTCGCGCGCCGAGCCGCCGCGGGGAATCACCAACCACCAGGTGTGGATCGTCCAGTACGCCGAGGAGCGGGCCAAGCTGGAGCGGCTGCGCGAGCAGGTCGAGAGCGGGCTCCTCACCCTCCGGGTGGCCCGCACCATGCCGGCCGCCGACGCGGCGCAGGCACACCGCATGCTCGAGGCCGGGGGAGTGCGCGGCCGGCTCATCCTCGAGCTCTGA
- a CDS encoding pyridoxal phosphate-dependent decarboxylase family protein has product MTGPHMSPEEFRRHGHAVVDWIADYWSSLDELPVRSRVAPGEIAAALPDTMPETGEEFDAVLADVQRMILPGITHWQHPRFFAYFPANSSPAAVLGDLLSSGIGAQGMLWATSPALTEVEQVVLDWLAEGLGLPEAFRSGGPGGGVIQDTASTATFTALLAALHRTTDGAARAEGVTSLLRVYGSEEAHSSLHKAVMMSGLGERALHTVPVDPRTRRMDVAALARALEEDVAAGLRPVMVQAAVGTTSTGAVDDVAAIGPLALAHGAWLHVDAAWAGTAAVCPEHRWINEGVAEHADSYVTNPHKWLLTTFDCSAFWVRDSAALRGALSLLPEYLRTPAAESGALTDLRDWHPQLGRRFRALKLFAVLRTYGRRGLAEHIRAGVAGADRFASLVRSDERFELVTEPVLGLVVFRLRAGDEETRRVMEELNDSGEAYLSHTTVDGSTAMRVAVGGWRTTPEDVERTWRALTSLVPADPR; this is encoded by the coding sequence ATGACCGGCCCGCACATGTCCCCGGAGGAGTTCCGCCGGCACGGCCACGCGGTCGTGGACTGGATCGCCGACTACTGGTCCTCGCTCGACGAGCTGCCGGTCCGGTCCCGGGTCGCGCCGGGGGAGATCGCCGCGGCTCTGCCGGACACGATGCCGGAGACCGGCGAGGAGTTCGACGCCGTGCTCGCGGACGTGCAGCGGATGATCCTGCCCGGGATCACCCATTGGCAGCACCCGCGCTTCTTCGCCTACTTCCCGGCCAACTCCTCCCCGGCGGCCGTGCTCGGCGACCTGCTCTCCAGCGGGATCGGCGCCCAGGGGATGCTCTGGGCGACGAGCCCGGCGCTGACCGAGGTCGAGCAGGTGGTGCTGGACTGGCTGGCCGAGGGGCTGGGCCTGCCCGAGGCGTTCCGCAGTGGCGGTCCGGGCGGCGGTGTCATCCAGGACACCGCCTCGACGGCCACCTTCACCGCGCTCCTCGCCGCCCTCCACCGGACCACCGACGGCGCGGCCCGGGCCGAGGGCGTCACCTCCCTGCTCCGGGTCTACGGCTCCGAGGAGGCGCACTCCTCCCTGCACAAGGCGGTGATGATGAGCGGCCTCGGCGAGCGTGCGCTGCATACCGTCCCCGTCGATCCGCGGACGCGACGGATGGACGTCGCGGCCCTGGCACGCGCGCTCGAGGAGGACGTGGCCGCCGGCCTGCGTCCGGTGATGGTCCAGGCGGCGGTCGGGACCACCTCGACGGGCGCGGTGGACGACGTGGCCGCGATCGGACCGCTGGCCCTGGCGCACGGGGCGTGGCTGCACGTGGACGCCGCGTGGGCCGGGACCGCGGCCGTCTGCCCCGAGCACCGGTGGATCAACGAGGGGGTCGCCGAGCACGCCGACTCCTACGTCACCAACCCGCACAAGTGGCTGTTGACCACGTTCGACTGCAGCGCGTTCTGGGTGCGCGACTCCGCGGCGCTGCGGGGCGCGCTGTCGTTGCTGCCGGAGTACCTGCGCACCCCTGCCGCGGAGTCCGGGGCGCTGACCGACCTTCGTGACTGGCACCCCCAGCTGGGACGGCGGTTCCGCGCCCTCAAGCTGTTCGCCGTGCTGCGGACCTACGGACGGCGCGGTCTGGCCGAGCACATCCGCGCGGGGGTCGCCGGGGCGGACAGGTTCGCCTCTCTGGTGCGCTCCGACGAGCGGTTCGAGCTGGTCACCGAGCCGGTGCTGGGACTGGTGGTCTTCCGGCTGCGTGCCGGGGACGAGGAGACGCGGCGGGTGATGGAGGAGCTCAACGACTCCGGGGAGGCCTACCTGAGCCACACCACCGTCGACGGGAGTACCGCGATGCGGGTGGCCGTGGGGGGATGGCGGACCACCCCCGAGGACGTCGAGCGCACCTGGCGTGCGCTGACCTCTCTGGTGCCGGCTGATCCGAGGTGA
- a CDS encoding acyl-CoA dehydrogenase family protein, producing the protein MINLETPRKHRMLIDQAHQVAMNMLRPISRKYDAAEHSYPKELDMLAAMIDGLSESGTTEGAGATGVSTETPAQKKKDADPSRVRNGANLASILSIAEMCWGDTGLLLSMPRQGLGNAAIASVADAEQQKRFAGLWAAMAITEPGMGSDSAALSTTATLDGDHYVLNGEKIFVTSGERAGAVVVWASLDKSLGRAAIKSFVVEKGTPGMRVERLEHKLGIRASDTAVITFTDCRVPAENLLGSPEIDVKAGFGGAMATFDNTRPMVAAMAIGCARASLDLTRDLLEQAGITIDYDRPAQVQSAAAAKFLQMEADWEGARLLAMQAAWMADNRKPNSLEASMAKAKAGRVGSDITLSCVELAGTLGYSEAELLEKWSRDSKILDIFEGTQQIQQLIVARRVLGLTSAELK; encoded by the coding sequence ATGATCAACCTCGAGACTCCCCGCAAGCACCGGATGCTGATCGACCAGGCCCACCAGGTCGCGATGAACATGCTCCGGCCCATCTCCCGCAAGTACGACGCCGCCGAGCACTCCTACCCCAAGGAGCTCGACATGCTGGCCGCGATGATCGACGGACTCTCGGAGTCCGGGACCACCGAGGGCGCCGGCGCGACCGGCGTCAGCACGGAGACCCCGGCGCAGAAGAAGAAGGACGCCGACCCGTCCCGGGTGCGCAACGGCGCCAACCTGGCCTCCATCCTCTCGATCGCGGAGATGTGCTGGGGCGACACCGGCCTGCTGCTCTCCATGCCGCGCCAGGGTCTGGGCAACGCCGCCATCGCGTCCGTGGCCGACGCCGAGCAGCAGAAGCGGTTCGCCGGGCTGTGGGCGGCGATGGCGATCACGGAGCCGGGCATGGGCTCGGACTCCGCCGCGCTGTCGACCACCGCCACCCTCGACGGGGACCACTACGTGCTCAACGGCGAGAAGATCTTCGTCACCTCCGGGGAGCGCGCCGGCGCGGTCGTCGTGTGGGCCAGCTTGGACAAGAGCCTGGGTCGCGCCGCGATCAAGTCGTTCGTGGTGGAGAAGGGCACGCCGGGCATGCGGGTCGAGCGGCTCGAGCACAAGCTCGGGATCCGCGCCTCCGACACCGCCGTGATCACCTTCACCGACTGCCGGGTGCCGGCGGAGAACCTCCTGGGGTCGCCCGAGATCGACGTCAAGGCCGGCTTCGGCGGGGCCATGGCGACCTTCGACAACACCCGGCCCATGGTGGCGGCGATGGCGATCGGCTGCGCCCGGGCCTCGCTCGACCTGACCCGCGACCTGCTCGAGCAGGCCGGGATCACCATCGACTACGACCGCCCCGCCCAGGTGCAGAGTGCCGCGGCGGCCAAGTTCCTCCAGATGGAGGCAGACTGGGAGGGCGCCCGGCTGCTGGCCATGCAGGCGGCCTGGATGGCCGACAACCGCAAGCCCAACTCGCTGGAGGCCTCGATGGCCAAGGCGAAGGCGGGCCGGGTCGGGTCGGACATCACCCTCTCCTGCGTCGAGCTGGCGGGCACGCTGGGGTACAGCGAGGCCGAGCTGCTGGAGAAGTGGTCGCGAGACTCCAAGATCCTCGACATCTTCGAGGGCACCCAGCAGATCCAGCAGCTGATCGTGGCTCGCCGGGTCCTGGGGCTGACCAGCGCCGAGCTGAAGTAG